In Dermacentor albipictus isolate Rhodes 1998 colony unplaced genomic scaffold, USDA_Dalb.pri_finalv2 scaffold_35, whole genome shotgun sequence, the sequence aatcaatcaatcaatcaatcaatcaaatatttATTTCCAGCGACAGTTGGGGGTCCCTTTTGCGAAAAGCGGTAGTAACACCACTCGAAAATACCTAAAGGCCCACGTACATGACAGCGGTATTACGATTCATACGTTCAAAAGCAAATTTACAATTATCAAATAAAAAATGCAGTTCAAAAAATTATGAAGAGGTTCTCTGTAATTAACAAGAAGTCACTCTGTAAGCCCAAAAACCCGGCACTTATTCACCTGTATTCTGTTCTCTGTACAGCGCATATATCTAACAAGCATGTCATTAAATGCTGTGTATCTGGCCCcagaggcatcgagggtaatgtactaGCAGACCAAATGGACGTGTCACTCACATCGCAAGCTATTACTCCTATCGTTGCTGTCGCTGTCACTGATCTGAAGCCTATCTTATAAATGAAACTGCCAAGCCACTGAGAGCGCTTGCGGCACGTTGAAACAACGAACAAGCTTCACATgattaagccacagttaggttcctGACCCTGCAAAACGGAAACACGACGAATTGATGTCCTATTCTGACCACCCGGGATTGGACAGACCTATGGCACCCATAATTTTTACTGACTgcaaatgagcctccaacctgtcgTAGATGTGGGGAGAGGTGGCCATTCTTTGGACCTTGGCTAaccgtcctcctggagtgtcgggaagccgaaactgGGAGAAACGTTTTCCTCTTGTATACCACCAGCACACCCCTCTCcatcctgcaatgcttcttggtGCAGAACGGTTCTTTGACACCAAAGCAGTTCTAGGATACTTGAATTATGTAGACTTCCACGTTTTTAGCCTCATAAattcatagcacatcctcttcccagaggatgccactgtggTACATGCCCCTACACCCCCTCATCTCAAGGGCTCTGCTAAGGCAGTAGTGTTACATGCAAATGTAGAGCTGTGACGTAATTTACAATATCATCATAATTCCGCAATCTTTCATGTCCACAGTATAGCTCATTAACCATTGGTGTTATTTTGTTACATATACGCTTTACGCACTTTATGGCGACTGTTTTAGGCTCCTTTACAGCCATGTAATATATACCTCTCGTAATTCATGCCTCCACTGCGAACTCATGACCACGGGCCTGACACTCTTTTGGCTATatgtggcccttgcgccacaaaacgcCGCATTCTTCATACATACTTTCATGCATGCATacgcacatgcatgcatgcatgcatacgtgCATGCATACGTACGTGTATGCATGCATACGTACATGCATGAACATacgtacatgcatgcatgcatacgtacatgcatgtatgcatacgtacatacatacatgcgtacatGCTTAGGGACATGGTTTTACGCCCTTCGAGCACTTAGTTATAAAGAAAGACTACCCATTCTACGTGAATCAGACCCGAGTGCAGAATTTTGCGTTCGAGTTTTGTTGAGAAAGCGGCAGAAATTTTTATTCTCTGGCATGTCATTATTTTTATTGGAATACAATTACAGAAATTTTATTGTTGTTTTACATATGAATATGTTAGTTGCGCAATTGTAGATAATCGTAGGGCAAATCGAACTAAAAGAGGTAAACAACGAGTGTTTATTTTTTGAGGAGGGAGAAATAGAGAAAGTATGGACACTATAAAGATATACCAACTTACAGCACATCGGCACGCATGCAACAGAAGCCTCTTCAGGCAATTATGTGTGCAACAGTTTGGCTCTTTATCTAAATGCTCGCTGTCCAATGCAAAGCAATATGTCGAGCTCGATATTCAATATTCGTAGCGAGCTGTTCAGTCCTCGTGAAAGATGAACGAGCAGCTCAGTACTAGATGCACAGTACCAGTTGTTCCCCTCGCAACGTTTGATGGCTTTGCTATTTGCTGGAATCTTCTCCTGGTCCGATGAAAGCCTTTCTTGCCTAAACAGCTGTCCCAGAAGCTTTATTGCCTTGTTTGGGAagctgcatttcatttttttttcgatttgtaTTTTTGTAAAGAGTTGTAGTCCGACCTGAACAAGACAGGCGATCACTTCATCATGGCACCGCAGATGTGGCAGTATGAAAGAATATACACTACAATGCCGTCTAAATAGCATAAGCAAGTTTTCAATTTCAGGCCGTGCTAGACACTACTGTGATGCCCTCGAATGTGACAGCTGCCTTGCAGAGAACGAAAGGCACGACGCTGAACCTGCAGAGCATATCGGGGTGGCAAAATATTGGTTTCTGTGTTACGTTCAGAGCACCTCGTCAATTCAGTCTATTACAGGCAGTAGACATAATTGCGCGTGATTTTGTACGGGACGCGTCAGTCCGAGTGAAAGCCTACTGAACAGCCTACAAAAATGACTACACAGTTTCTGAAGATCCTATGGGAATACGTCGAAGCatttcacacacacatacacacacacacacgtatatatatatatatatatatatagccgtgTACGAAGAGACGTGGCTCTCTCTCTCGTCTTTCTCTCCCCCTCTCGTTCTCCATgcttagggtagcaaactggatggaGTCATGGTTAAGCTCTTTCCTTGCTCTATTATCTATCTCACTCTGGTCCATGCTTATGGCAGTCGATGGGTATGTGCAACTGCCATTGATACGACGCAAGGTCGACTCGGAATGTGCAAATAATATAACAGAACTTTAGAGAGTAATTTTGCCAGATCATTTGACTCGGGTCATCCGATGGCATGCATGTGCCTGAGGACACTGCGAAGGATATTCCGTTGGTGCTGCTCCTCTTAAAAACGCCTACCTTAAGACTGGGAACAACAATGTATTACTTCGCCTATTAATACGTTTTGGCGCACTCACACCTCCGCAAAGCTCAAGAAACAGTGACACTTAGAAAAGCGTAACATTTACAAgtttattttttctgtttcatAAATGTTTGTTTTATTATCGCGGAAGGATTTCACTATGCTTCACTTTGTGACTTGTTGTTTTTCCGAAAATAACTGCATGAACTTACTAATAATGAGTAATTAAGCAGCTTTGATGCTTTACCACTGTATATTTACCGGCTCTCAGTAAACATGGTGATAATTTTGAAGATTTCCTAAATTTTGAAAAATTGGCCGTTTCAAGTAACATAATTGAAGGCTTTCAGATGAATTACTGAGACAGGTGGATACTACTTACACGAGAAATCAAGACATAtgttaaaataattttaaaaactATTATTGAACTTTCTAATTACCTGTATTGCGGCCCATTGATATTTACGAATAGGAGCCGGTGAGTATGCATCGTGTATTGACTTAGGATGTACTTCCAGAATTACATCTCTttggagatatgtgccatcaaGCTCACCAAAAATAcattgttgttccacttacaTTTTTAAAAAGGCGCTCTTTTATTCAggcaagcacaaaagtaactggagagcccatgtatttcgtcccgcACTTTGCGAAAGATTATCTCGAAACTCTTGTCATCCTGGAGCTTAATTTCAAGAGGGTCcaccttgcaaactcacctgCTACAATCCGGAAatcgcaatatgtgccgtaaggtaattagaTAAGATGTCAGTTAGACAATTTTAAATTAGTGTAATATATGCTTAGATTTATCACGCTAGTAATTTTTCCTTCATCGGATAATCCAAATGCAAAACAAGAAATTTTTAACCTGCCTCAGTCGATATTTGTGAATTCCAGGAAGCTTAGAAATGATCATCCTGAACAGGAAAACATTGCCGAAAAGCTGCTTCGCTATGCTTTCAATTTTACAATTTGGCGTTGTCGAAACCACTTTATAATATGTTCGATCCATTTTGCAACCCTCATTCGCAGGGACAACCAGCAGTGCCCCGATGGACGAGGACTCGTACCGTTACGTCGAAGGGATGTGGCTGCACAAGTTGTTCAAGGATGAAGCTATCATCTCCGCTGTCAACTATAAGCCACGGCAGGGAGACATATTTATCGATACGTATCCTAAATGCGGCACAAATTGGATGCAGTTTATTGTATACAACATTTTGACTCGTACAGCACCGGTCACCAACTTGGGTGCATTCAGACTGATGAGCCCATTTATCGAAATGACAGGAGCCTCTGCTGCGGAGAACCCCTTGAGAAATGGTCCCGTGATGACACACTTTCCGTACAACGTTTTACGACCGGTGGATAGAGCCAAGTATATCTACGTAGCCAGGAATCCGTACGACTGTGCCGTTTCCTTCTACCACTTCATCAAGGGGCTGACTCCTAAAACTGTCACCGATGTTTCCTTTGAGAAGTTCCTCAACCTCTACTTGGCAGGAAAGGTAACTTTCTACCACTTTAGCACATGCACTGTGAAACCAGAGGGAACGTGACTTCTTTGCGGTAGTTAATTTTATTCGTACATGCGATGCGTCTGACCTTTAGAAATTGGCCGGACTCGGAGACACAGAGGTATTATGACTGTCTTGTTGACAACGGTGCGCACAGCAAACTCTGCTTTTTTCCTGGAGAGTTTATCTATCACAATGTTCAACCTTCCGCATTCCCATAGGTACTGAGTATGGAGCGTGCAATGCCTGCTATAGTGATCAGGAAAGTGTCCGCAGTGTGGGTGACAGTTGTGCACGATCGGTCATTTTTCAACCCAATATCACGTGAAGAACCCTACCATTTTTCCGTCATTAGCAAACGTGAGAGAAGTCCGCTTGCTTTAGTAATATTAGACAGTTGCTGCCTTATGAATACTGCTTTATTTGGTCATTTTGTTACAACGACGGTGGCCACCCTTCTGGTATTCCATGCTcatatcttgaaaaaaaaaacagtcctcCGCTGCTCAGTTCCAAATAAATAGTAATACGCCCCTTCCTATAGCCCATTTTGCTACTGCCATGCGCTTTATAACAATtccagattgttttttttttcacatgtccCCACTGAATGTATTTCAGGGTGCACTAGATTCCGTTTGCAATGAATGACCTTTTGATTAATACGTTTCCAAATTACAAATGTTTCACTTTTTCCGACAAGCTACATTACCTAGCGAAAGTCACCATCAATGCGACGTCGCTTTTAATGAAGCACAGTAGCTATAATAACTCAGGAGTGTTCGTACGATGCCACGGCAAAAACGGCCAGTTATGCTGTTATAGGCAGAACAGTTCTTAGGTTTCAGAAATTCTCCCACAGAGAGCAAAATTATTATCGATGGTTGTGCGTCACTGCCCTAATAGTCAATATGAAATAGCTGAAAGGGGTGCTCCACTAACATCTGACGATAAAAACAAAAGGATATGCGGACTTATAAGATAGTATAAATGGTGGTTAGCTGCTGGTGGTTGATGTAACATGAAAGAAGGTTAAGAAAATGCAGTACATCTTACGCGATTGAGACCAACGCCATATTTCTAGTAGGCGCCTAAGTTTCTCAGATCAGTCTATAAAATGCAATCGCCTAGTTAGCTGAGTTCAAAATTGGGCAATATTAAATATTAGTCAATGCGTGAATAGTTGTCATGCGGCTTACTCTCATGTCGTTGTGCAGAGGAATGAAGCCCATTACTCGCTATTGCATGTGCGGCATGGCGTAGACGGTGCCACGTTCGCTCCACGTATCACGCAATGCGAGATACTTGATGTCCTGCGTGTGGCATTGAGACAGGCATCGCTGGACAGTACATTTGTCCATCTGAGTAGGAATTGCCATGTTTGCAATAACGGGCTATATAATGGTATGTATAACATATCAATCTGCAACTGCTGCTCATCTAgagtaattaaaaaaaacgttATTTCGTTTTACGTGATGTGACACTtcctgatcatgaggcacgccgtagtgggggactcctgaattcaggaccacctggggttctttaacgtccaacTAAATATGACAACACccgtgttttcacatttcgcccgaatcgaaaggcggccgcaatggccaggattcgattccgctacctcatgcttagcagcccaacaccatagccactaagcagccccACGGCGGGTATCATGAATAATAAGGTGTAAAAAAGTAAAATTTTGCAGAAACTTCACGCTTGTTTGGTTATGCTCTGCTGAGTTGTGCTATTTATGTCCAGACCACACAGCGCGCACTGCCAGAGTGCGTACGTTCTTTTTATTGCTTGCTTTGCGTTGGCTTGAAAACTACTACCCTAATCATTTTATGTTTTTTTGTAAACATTCGGCATAGGTAATTATTCTAAATAATGTCTTACGATCAAACTGTCTATCTTTTAATTCACACTTTCAACATAAATCATAGTCTTAAGGTTGTTGCAGAATTTAAGAAATCCACGGCTACGTGCAGAATTCCATTTTAGTCTTGGGTAAGaactaaaagaacaaaaaacCCTAACGCAAGAGAGGGGAATCGGTGCAGATTGTATCAGAACAGATCAGAAACCATATGCTGTGTCCACTTATAGAAAAGCTTGCTTGTCTTTATTGAATCAACGATGTGTATTCGTCATAACTAACGATATGTAACTTTTCACACCCTCAGGTACTCTACGGCGACTACTTTGACCACCTCCTGCCATGGTACGAGCATCGAGGATCAAAAAATATCCTTTTCATAACATATGAACAACTGAAGGCGGACACCAGGGAGCAAGTGCTCAAAATCGCTGACTTTCTTGGCGAAGGCCACGGAACTTTGTTGCGTCAGGACGATGAGCTTCTTCAGACAGTCCTCCACGCCTGCAGTCTGGAAAGCATGAAAAGTTTACTTCCTAGCAAACCAATGGACGTGGCAAAGATGATGCTTAAAGCTGCACCAGAGAAGTCAGAGACTTTTGCAATGATAAAGGAGATGGTGAATGTAAAGGAGGAAATGCATGAGGGCTCCGGCTTTGTTCGCAAGGGGATCGTCGGCGATTGGCGAAACTATTTTACTGCAGAGCAGGTACAGCGAACGAAAGAATGGATCACGAAAAAGACACAGGGGAGCGACGTCATGGCAATTTGGGATGACTGTGATCTCCCATAAGTGTTAAGGCATCTGTGTGTACTGCGCATAATATGGTACATTTGTGTGGCGGTACGCAGATGGTGAGGCATAGAATACACATCTGACTGTAGATGTCTTGAATAAACGCAAAATACCACACTGACACTCACAGTGTGTGTGCTGTTGTATTCCCCTGACATTCGCATGCTATATACACCTTTATGTAACAACTTCCACTCTAATAGAAAAAAACCATGGATGAAGTCATCTAGGCTTTTTGCCTTCTATTTTCCTTGCATTCCTATTTGCTTCATCTATTTTGGCAGCCTCGTTTCGTCATCCATGTGGTGTATCTCCACTGCTTAGTGACAGGTCCATAATGAAGCACAAGAGCTGTAGCGTACAAACAGAAATGATTGAGCTACGTATGAAAATTCAAATAAATGGTATTTAATCATGGAGGTTTACACAATTAAGAGTTGGGGCGGAGGGGAATGCGATGCTGCGTGCCTACGTAAATTACAGCTATCGCATACACTTATTCAGCAAACGAAATCACCTTTgcctagtaaaaaaaaatagttttgttCACACAGTGCGCGATATGATTAGCGTATCAGTAGGAAACGCACTCGAAAGGCTTTCAGAAGAGCAAGGCCCAGAAAAATATAAGGCAGCTAGGATTGCGTGCCGCCAGTTTTCGAGATAGCAGTCGCGTTACTGTAAGCTCAGAAACTCGTTTGCTACCTCTGCTGAATGAGCGCCAGGTATACATATCAGAAGGCCTTGTGACACAGAGGTAAGTGGATCTAATTACTTTTGTTTCGTTCTATGTTGCGGTGCTTTTTTTCAACAGATGTGTTCCATGACTAGGGTGTATATTAACAAAATTGTCGTTACGCCAAAACTAGTTAATAAAGGATGTTGCAGCCAATCACTACATTGGGCATTTCCGCGAAGTTCGGTCGGTCAATAGCCAACAGCACTCGCCACGGAAGGGCTATTTGAATCAACAGAGTTGTATTCTTAATTGCCGCGTAAAGCGTAAAAATAACCTGATTTTTTCCTGTTACAAACGATTCGAGCCTAGAAGCTATTTCTTAATACGAGTGTAGGGGTTTTATGCCTCAGAAGTACCACTTTCATAAGAAAGAATGAGATATCCGATTAAAGAAGTTAAAGTGTTGCACTTTTAGTACCTAGCAAGCAAACGAATTTACGCATCCTATACAAAATAATGTTCCACTGTACGGAATCTATGTTTCATAAAGCCACATCTCCGCTTTTGAAGGACAGGCATCGAACTACAACTTGCATATAAAGGCTATAGCGAGTTATACAGGAGCCACGCTGTCATTTTTCGTTGTGATTGGGTTCAATTCGGATTGTGCTCGGCCCGGACGGACAGTCTCGAATCGCTTTCGATAGCTGCCTTTCTCGATCCAGATTGACACAATCGCAATCCGTGCATCACGATCGCGCCTCTTGACCAAAATTATAGGTTGACGACCATGCATTTCGGACGGTCAGTAGACGATAACagtgctacaaaaaaaaacaatagtctCTTGAAATATAAAAGAATTTGTATGTTACAATTTTCACAGCATATTAGACAAATTTGATAATTCATTTAGACCCACTTACGACACTGGCGTGATTGAGCCGATTCAAACCTGATCTGGATCGTCGGATCATGTCGCAGCGTTCATTGTCGATTGCGATAAAAAATGACAGGGCAATAATCCTAACGCAATAACAAATTTGCTTAGATGAATTTAAAAGATTGTTATATGAAAGCGTCTGGATTCTTAGTCAGAGGCCAGCTATGGATCGATGCAGTTATACAGACAAAAATAACCGATTTGGTGGCAAGATTACAGCAGCATCGACATTCAAACAGCGAGTCGCCGTAGGCCCCCAGCGAAATTGTTCACCAAGAAACGGTGAGAAATTGTCCCTTtagcccccccccaaaaaagagaGAGCACCAATTTTGGCCAGTCACTTGCTGATAGATTTTTTCAGCTCCGTGACTAGCATCGACAAGATGCTTACCCAATCAGCGGTCATGTCTGAGTAGTTGTACCCATGGCGACGGACAGGTCACGTGTGGCGGCATCAGCATCAGTCGACATGAGTCGCTCCTTGGAAGCTACCCGCGGTCGATCAAGTTACCTTTGCCAATCGCTGCACTGAATGCGCCCTTATAATGGTTTAAGAAAATTCTTAACATAATTACATCTTCTTTGCTAGAAACGATGTTGCTCCTAGCAAATGAGGGCGTATATTGCAGATATAATGTTTGACGGTAAAAGTCATCTAAGTCTCGAGCTGCCAAACAGTATAGAGCTGAAGGTAATGTATTGCATGAAACACATTTTATGTGGGCGTGACACAAATGCCTTCTACATTTTTTTGCGAAAAGTGGCAACACCATGGAACACTGATTCACAATACGGTCATAGCATTGCCGCTTTTCGAATGCACGTGAGTATTAGCAAATATTCTGTTATATATGGTGTGTTTTATGTGATTTTTGTAGTGAACAATTTTAGAACATTTACCCCAACTGGCTGACTTTGTTGCTCTCGATTTTCGTTTCTTCATTTAAGTCACTGCCCACTTGTTATTTGATGTTCAGTGTATATCTGTCCTATGTGAGAAGGCGCATTCGGTGCCATCTAAAGGTGCCAACATCGAACAATTATGATGCAATAAATAACAACCGTTTCGCTTTCGTAGTGTTTGGTTCACGCGCTCAACGGACACAACAAGATATTGCTATCAGTGTGAATGA encodes:
- the LOC135897236 gene encoding sulfotransferase 1B1-like; this translates as MAPLLCNSANLRVIKRGIENICLDSSHRKSCVHEVQASFDNQLCRLVAAGFPQLVFVSVAEPLLKKIKGGASRKESESSMEAFEKRWSTKRNQETPSQTGTTSSAPMDEDSYRYVEGMWLHKLFKDEAIISAVNYKPRQGDIFIDTYPKCGTNWMQFIVYNILTRTAPVTNLGAFRLMSPFIEMTGASAAENPLRNGPVMTHFPYNVLRPVDRAKYIYVARNPYDCAVSFYHFIKGLTPKTVTDVSFEKFLNLYLAGKVLYGDYFDHLLPWYEHRGSKNILFITYEQLKADTREQVLKIADFLGEGHGTLLRQDDELLQTVLHACSLESMKSLLPSKPMDVAKMMLKAAPEKSETFAMIKEMVNVKEEMHEGSGFVRKGIVGDWRNYFTAEQVQRTKEWITKKTQGSDVMAIWDDCDLP